DNA sequence from the Vanrija pseudolonga chromosome 7, complete sequence genome:
gacgGCCTGCAGGTCGTagtcgcgcgccgtcgtcgtcgtgacctcgacgtcggacgtgtcggccgcgtccttgagcgtctcGTCCTTCTCGTTGGTCACGGTGCCGTTCTtctcagcggcggcggtgccagGGGCGGGCTTCTGCAGGCAGTCAGTTAGCTATGGCCGAGGCCAGGCAGTCGGCACTCGGCGCACCGGCTTGGGCTTGATGATCTTGACGACCGTCTTGTCGTTCTGCTTCTTGATCtgcggtgtgtgtgagtAGGCTGCGGTGCCTCGGCACatgggcggcgacgcggacgcggacgcgccgacgtgctgccgcgcgcacgcgaccccaaccccaagcccacccaccttgagcaCGATGATGCCGTACAGCGCCAGCGAGGCCACCTGCGACGCGAGGTACCCGACCTTGATGTAGTAGTCGGTCTTGGGGTCGCCCTTGGGGAGGGTGCGGCCGACTGGtgtgcggggtggtggtcagcGGGGGTCGGCGTCACCGAGGTGGTTGtttgggctggctggcggggtTCGTTGGGCCAAGCCAACCAGTGCcacgccccactcaccgGCCATGGCGCCGACGGTGGCCGCCGCAGTGACGAAGAGGTCGTTGGCCATTGTTATTTGTggcgaggggggaggaggaggtaaATGGGCAATAAGAACAATGTCGACCGCGTCAAGAATgctgcaggcaggcaggcaggcaccTCCAGCGCGTCGTGTCGGTTGAGATTCCCGGCGGCGTTGGCTTGTAAcgagcggcaacggcggccgATTTCAATGGCCGGTTAACTCGGGGCCTCGCACTCGCAGCCTCGGGGACCCATTCTTGTCAGCAATACTACTTAAGACACCGCACTCCTTGCAACGATGCCACCCCCActccacacacacacgcgcccAGCATACATGCATCGAGAACGCGGCGCATGCAGCCCTGCGCCTCACAGTCTAGGTCGGACCCAAGTACACACAAACATCACAACCggcccacgcgcgcgcgctcaacgAACAGCGGCACGCACTGCGGGCAGACGGCGCTGCTCCAATGCTTACTCgctcttgcc
Encoded proteins:
- the PHO88_0 gene encoding SRP-independent targeting protein 3, with product MANDLFVTAAATVGAMAVGRTLPKGDPKTDYYIKVGYLASQVASLALYGIIVLKIKKQNDKTVVKIIKPKPKPAPGTAAAEKNGTVTNEKDETLKDAADTSDVEVTTTTARDYDLQAVKGEVRSTLVSAALYLGVLYLYLGFNRPLFTQTIKTIAYMLLQSKQARIHLWGEKPVGDLARPFKDGRKAALAKLKAAIFGGAKPVKKAGEKKSE